GTAgactgaatgaaataaacaaggAGTGAATGAGCTGGTGTCAGGAAGACTGGGATCAGACAGATGACATGATATTTATTTAGTTGCTTGTTTCCCATCAGCCAGTGCAACCCCATAGGGACAGTTTAAGATGTTTAATCCCTTAAGTAAACAGATGCCACTGATTGAACAATACATTGTGTTTCATGCACGCAGCTGATGTAGTTTATTTTAAGCTGGATGGAACAGGCAGCGTTGATGTCGtagtgtgtgcgtatgtgtgtgcgtaTTAAATCCCTGGAGCTCATCTCAATGTACAGCACTGAATCATCTAAGGTTGATTTGCATCCTGTGCGCTCAGTGTTCCTTATATGACTGGACAGAGTGCGGAGCCGTGAGACCCGTCTTTTTTTGGACGTGTCCTTCCCTCACACGTTTATACCTGCTGTTCATCATATTTGTGAAACGTTCATCGCTCGCTTTATTCAAACATCTGTACATTACTCCTAGAATACTTTATCAGGAAGCCAGCAGTtgcaaaaatatatatctgtggTTCTCTGGCtttactgctctctctcttttgctcgCTGCAGAGGAAGTGAATGCATACAGTTGAATTTCTGATAATGAGAAAaccactgcagcagctcacCTTCAGCAAAAGTTCACTTTCACCGAGTGGCCTGCATGTTCTTTTCCCACACATGAGTTCTGCTCCCTGCACACGTCTCATAGAGCTTAATGTATGACGTTAACATGATTTAGCAAATACTGAAGGCACTGATTATTAATTAGTAAACAAGGCtctaaaatcaaaataataaaactgtaatCATGAATTTGCATAAAAACGAATGTTTTTGCAAATTAATTCATCTTTATTAATCATCAGACCAGTCTTTTTTATTAtgatgtctttgtctgtctgtattgCTCCTGCAGATTTTGTGGTTAAACCTTTTGACACTTAAATGTTTCACATGTATGTAAATCCTAACCTTTTCATAGATTTCTTATATAAATTCAGCATTGATAATAACAGTAATGTTGGAAATGAAACATTGCTTTTGTGGAGTGAAATGCTGACTGCTGCATGATATTTTACAGATATCTCTCATTGCAGGTGGCGGACTGAAGACGATGCTGGATGCCATGGACGTTCCAAGTCATGCTAGggatctcctcctgcagctcaacAGCCAGCGCACCAAGGGCTTCCTGTGTGATGTTATCATTGTGGTGCAGAACGCCCTCTTCAGAGCTCACAAGAACATTTTGGCCGCCAGCAGCCTCTACTTGAAATCGTTAGTGGTCCATGACAATCTCATCAACCTCGACCACGAGATGGTGAGTCCAGGCGTGTTCAGGGTCATTCTGGACTACATCTACACAGGCCGCCTTGCTGAGGGAGACCCCACTTCTCCCACTGAACCCAATCTGGGGGCCGTCCTGGCAGCAGCTAGCTACCTTCAGCTGCTTGACTTAGTGGCGTTGTGcaaaaagaagatgaaaagaCATGGCAAGTACCCTCCACGCCCAGGCCCTGCATTTCTGCCCTATCCAAAGATGGGACCAAATAGCATGGGGTTAGGGAGTGGTGGCAGGTACAGAGTTTCTACTCCAGTCATTCAACCCTGCCCCCCAGGAGGAATTTTGAATAGCCATGCACCCCGGGCACCACCACTAGAGGAGCTAATTCCCCATCGATTAGCCATCCATGCTGGGGAGTTGTATGCTCCCACCTCTGCCCAGGGCTCTCAGGTGTTCCCATCCCTGCAGTCAGCTCTGCCTGCCCAACTTGGGCGTTCAGCCCATCCTGAGAGAAACTGCTCCCCCAACTATGGCCTTGATCTCTCTAAGAAAAGCCCCAACTCCCAGTCTCAGCACACACCCTCTCACTCCCATCTGGCAAACACTCACAACGATGAGGAGCGAGACGGGACTATGAGCGGCCGCACTAGTCCCATGCATGGGACGAATGGCAGGGCTTTCCCCTCTGAAAAAATGGAGTCCACCGACCAGACAAGCTCCCTCACTCCTCCACATTTTCCCCATCTCAACCAGCCTCTTGGCCCCCATCTTCCCCACCTGCACCGCTCAGGCTCCCAGGGCACAGATCGCTACCCATGCCCCCCCAGCCCTGACACCCCCACGGAAGGTGGCGAGGCAGGCAGGGAAATGGGCAACATCTACCGCTGGGTGAAACATGAGCCATATACagctgaagatgaagatgaggatgaggatgaggaggagggaggtgaaaaTGGAGACCAGCATCACAACCACCACAAGGTTggggaggagagtgaaggagcAGATGACAAGAGCGGGTCtgggacagaggagacagggagCAGTGAAGGCCGCCCCTCCCCTACGGGACCAATGGGGAGGTTCCACATGCCGTATGAGCCAGAGAGCTTCGGGGACAATCTGTATGTCTGCATTCCCTGTGACAAAGGCTTCCCGAGCTCAGAGCAGCTAAATGCACAcgtggagacacacacagaagaggagctgtaCGGCAACTCTGGTGGGGAGATGGGAAACAGCAATAACAGCAGCACCAAAAACGCCAGCAGTAATACAAACGGCTACGGGAGCctaaacagcagcaacagcttaAACAGTCTGTCCCATCTGGAGACTAAGTCGAGACAGGGGCTGAATTCAGGGGGCCTCGGGGAGATGATCCGACCCTACCGCTGTTCCAACTGCGAAAAGTCCTACAAAGATCCAGCCACTCTGCGGCAGCACGAGAAGACCCACTGGCTGACGCGGCCTTACCCTTGCAGCATCTGTGGCAAGAAGTTCACGCAGCGTGGTACCATGACGCGCCACATGCGTAGCCACCTGGGCCTTAAACCTTTTGCCTGCGACTCCTGTGGCATGCGATTCACCCGCCAGTATCGCCTCACTGAGCACATGCGCATCCACTCTGGGGAAAAGCCCTACGAATGTCAGGTGTGTGGGGGAAAGTTCGCCCAGCAGCGCAACCTCATCAGCCACATGAAGATGCACAGCAGCGGAGGGAGTGCGGGGGGCCTGACTGCAGATCTGAAACTGAAGCTTGACTTTGCAGAGGGCATCTATCCTCTGAGTAAATACACAGCAGAGCACCTTGGGCTGAAGCAGGAGAAGGCCAATGAACTTCACATCCAAGCTCAGCAGCTGGTGGCGGACGGAAAGGCCTTGGAGAGCCTCTACCCGCTGTCCAAACTGGCCGCAGAGCACCTGGGCCTCACCCACGACAAGATGGATGTCCTGGGACAACCCCTGCCTGCTCTCCCACAGGCCCTAGAAGCCCGCACCATTGACCGCTACTCACCCAGCTAAGACATGTGACCTGTCGCCAATAggtctgtgtgcacacacaactTGCAGTATTCTAAAGCCATTCACCTCAATATCCTCCTCTGCACCTCAGACTCAGGCCAAAAGAAACTGGTCTGCTAATGCACACCAAAACGTTTAGACTGTCAGTGCCTTTCTATGCATCTAATGTATCTTAAAGTCCTCCTTCATAAAGGAAGTCTGTGCTATTCCATGACCAAGAGACACTCACTCAAAGAAGTACAGTATTTATGTACAGCGTAtatgcaaacaaacatttcttttttttatttcagccatTGAGCCAAAGTTACAAAttgaaaaccaaaatgaaattgttttatttatttttgtaccaTGATGAAATCCAAAGAGAAACTGTTGCAAGGAAACATTGCAATCACACCCTAAACCTGTGTACTATTGATTATTCATCTGTGtacaagaaatgaaaaaaagcacaTATGGACAAGATTCAGGGTTTGTGTCCAGACCTGAGCGGAACTTTTATCAAATGAATAAACCAGCTCTCCTGGACTTTAAAGTAATGGGAggatatatatttttcttcttgttttttttccttttctgtttttcgggTACTGGACAATTTATGTATCTGACCCTCCAGCTTCTCCCCACCATCTTCCTGCATCCCAAGGAAATAACTCAACAATAAGAGCAATCGCTTCAGCATTTTCAGTAAAGTCTCCTCTGCTCTATTTTgaccacatttttttaaagtaaccCACTTCCCTTGATATTTGTGTGTAAAGGCTCGAGCTATGTGACAGCAGCGGTAGCTTAAGCAGCCATAAACTCAGAGCGTAACCCTCCTCGAGCTAAAACTTTCTTTGCATTTTGACTGACTTCCCACAGCTCTCACTTGTTATTGCGATGCAGCAAGCACGGCCCTGTGATCTCATAGCTGGGACATGATTGCAAATACCCAACTGATGA
The Paralichthys olivaceus isolate ysfri-2021 chromosome 11, ASM2471397v2, whole genome shotgun sequence genome window above contains:
- the hic1 gene encoding hypermethylated in cancer 1 protein isoform X2 — its product is MQISLIAGGGLKTMLDAMDVPSHARDLLLQLNSQRTKGFLCDVIIVVQNALFRAHKNILAASSLYLKSLVVHDNLINLDHEMVSPGVFRVILDYIYTGRLAEGDPTSPTEPNLGAVLAAASYLQLLDLVALCKKKMKRHGKYPPRPGPAFLPYPKMGPNSMGLGSGGRYRVSTPVIQPCPPGGILNSHAPRAPPLEELIPHRLAIHAGELYAPTSAQGSQVFPSLQSALPAQLGRSAHPERNCSPNYGLDLSKKSPNSQSQHTPSHSHLANTHNDEERDGTMSGRTSPMHGTNGRAFPSEKMESTDQTSSLTPPHFPHLNQPLGPHLPHLHRSGSQGTDRYPCPPSPDTPTEGGEAGREMGNIYRWVKHEPYTAEDEDEDEDEEEGGENGDQHHNHHKVGEESEGADDKSGSGTEETGSSEGRPSPTGPMGRFHMPYEPESFGDNLYVCIPCDKGFPSSEQLNAHVETHTEEELYGNSGGEMGNSNNSSTKNASSNTNGYGSLNSSNSLNSLSHLETKSRQGLNSGGLGEMIRPYRCSNCEKSYKDPATLRQHEKTHWLTRPYPCSICGKKFTQRGTMTRHMRSHLGLKPFACDSCGMRFTRQYRLTEHMRIHSGEKPYECQVCGGKFAQQRNLISHMKMHSSGGSAGGLTADLKLKLDFAEGIYPLSKYTAEHLGLKQEKANELHIQAQQLVADGKALESLYPLSKLAAEHLGLTHDKMDVLGQPLPALPQALEARTIDRYSPS
- the hic1 gene encoding hypermethylated in cancer 1 protein isoform X1, encoding MIIKGDLDRMAEDIGHAGGGLKTMLDAMDVPSHARDLLLQLNSQRTKGFLCDVIIVVQNALFRAHKNILAASSLYLKSLVVHDNLINLDHEMVSPGVFRVILDYIYTGRLAEGDPTSPTEPNLGAVLAAASYLQLLDLVALCKKKMKRHGKYPPRPGPAFLPYPKMGPNSMGLGSGGRYRVSTPVIQPCPPGGILNSHAPRAPPLEELIPHRLAIHAGELYAPTSAQGSQVFPSLQSALPAQLGRSAHPERNCSPNYGLDLSKKSPNSQSQHTPSHSHLANTHNDEERDGTMSGRTSPMHGTNGRAFPSEKMESTDQTSSLTPPHFPHLNQPLGPHLPHLHRSGSQGTDRYPCPPSPDTPTEGGEAGREMGNIYRWVKHEPYTAEDEDEDEDEEEGGENGDQHHNHHKVGEESEGADDKSGSGTEETGSSEGRPSPTGPMGRFHMPYEPESFGDNLYVCIPCDKGFPSSEQLNAHVETHTEEELYGNSGGEMGNSNNSSTKNASSNTNGYGSLNSSNSLNSLSHLETKSRQGLNSGGLGEMIRPYRCSNCEKSYKDPATLRQHEKTHWLTRPYPCSICGKKFTQRGTMTRHMRSHLGLKPFACDSCGMRFTRQYRLTEHMRIHSGEKPYECQVCGGKFAQQRNLISHMKMHSSGGSAGGLTADLKLKLDFAEGIYPLSKYTAEHLGLKQEKANELHIQAQQLVADGKALESLYPLSKLAAEHLGLTHDKMDVLGQPLPALPQALEARTIDRYSPS
- the hic1 gene encoding hypermethylated in cancer 1 protein isoform X3; translation: MLDAMDVPSHARDLLLQLNSQRTKGFLCDVIIVVQNALFRAHKNILAASSLYLKSLVVHDNLINLDHEMVSPGVFRVILDYIYTGRLAEGDPTSPTEPNLGAVLAAASYLQLLDLVALCKKKMKRHGKYPPRPGPAFLPYPKMGPNSMGLGSGGRYRVSTPVIQPCPPGGILNSHAPRAPPLEELIPHRLAIHAGELYAPTSAQGSQVFPSLQSALPAQLGRSAHPERNCSPNYGLDLSKKSPNSQSQHTPSHSHLANTHNDEERDGTMSGRTSPMHGTNGRAFPSEKMESTDQTSSLTPPHFPHLNQPLGPHLPHLHRSGSQGTDRYPCPPSPDTPTEGGEAGREMGNIYRWVKHEPYTAEDEDEDEDEEEGGENGDQHHNHHKVGEESEGADDKSGSGTEETGSSEGRPSPTGPMGRFHMPYEPESFGDNLYVCIPCDKGFPSSEQLNAHVETHTEEELYGNSGGEMGNSNNSSTKNASSNTNGYGSLNSSNSLNSLSHLETKSRQGLNSGGLGEMIRPYRCSNCEKSYKDPATLRQHEKTHWLTRPYPCSICGKKFTQRGTMTRHMRSHLGLKPFACDSCGMRFTRQYRLTEHMRIHSGEKPYECQVCGGKFAQQRNLISHMKMHSSGGSAGGLTADLKLKLDFAEGIYPLSKYTAEHLGLKQEKANELHIQAQQLVADGKALESLYPLSKLAAEHLGLTHDKMDVLGQPLPALPQALEARTIDRYSPS